A genomic window from Streptomyces sp. WMMC940 includes:
- a CDS encoding peptidase, translating to MSLLAGSLTPVAADPSRRASDDVSVGIRLVDAPVSRRDDERAHRYVIDHVGPGERIRRRIAVTNLSDRRHRVRLYPAAAAVHRKDGFVFAPGRTGNELTDWVTVRPGELVLAPDETAKVWTEITVADDATRGEHYGVVWAEISPEREPAEQVRNVVRAGVRMYLSVGPDGEPRSDFRIDDLTGSRTTAGIPLVTARVKNTGGRALDLTGRLTLSDGPGGLSAGPFNVRAGTVGPGHSTTAKATLDRRLPDGAWTARLTLVSGRVERETTGRITIGTKPVTQRGGNTAMSVLTVGSLVSIAATALLAAYAYHRRNRVR from the coding sequence GTGTCACTGCTCGCCGGGTCGCTCACGCCCGTGGCCGCGGACCCGTCGCGACGGGCGTCCGACGACGTGAGCGTCGGCATCCGGCTCGTCGACGCGCCCGTCAGCCGCCGCGACGACGAGCGTGCCCACCGGTACGTCATCGACCACGTCGGACCGGGCGAGAGGATTCGCAGACGCATCGCGGTCACCAATCTGTCCGACCGTCGGCACCGCGTGCGGCTCTACCCCGCGGCCGCCGCCGTCCACCGAAAGGACGGCTTCGTCTTCGCTCCCGGCCGTACCGGCAACGAGCTCACCGACTGGGTGACGGTCCGACCCGGCGAACTCGTCCTCGCGCCCGACGAGACGGCGAAGGTGTGGACCGAGATCACCGTGGCGGACGACGCGACCCGCGGCGAGCACTACGGCGTCGTGTGGGCGGAGATCAGCCCCGAGCGCGAACCCGCGGAGCAGGTGCGCAACGTGGTCCGCGCCGGGGTGCGCATGTATCTGTCCGTCGGCCCCGACGGGGAACCGCGATCGGACTTCCGCATCGACGACCTCACCGGTTCCCGCACCACGGCCGGCATCCCCTTGGTCACGGCCCGGGTGAAGAACACCGGCGGGAGGGCCCTCGACCTCACGGGCAGGCTCACCCTGTCGGACGGGCCGGGCGGGCTGTCCGCAGGCCCGTTCAACGTCAGGGCGGGCACCGTCGGCCCGGGCCACTCGACGACGGCGAAGGCCACACTCGACCGGCGGCTGCCGGACGGTGCGTGGACCGCACGACTGACCCTCGTGAGTGGCCGTGTCGAGCGGGAGACCACCGGCCGTATCACCATCGGCACGAAGCCGGTCACCCAGCGCGGCGGGAACACCGCGATGTCCGTGCTCACGGTCGGCAGCCTCGTCTCGATCGCCGCGACAGCGCTGCTGGCCGCCTACGCGTACCACCGCCGCAACCGCGTCCGCTGA
- a CDS encoding VOC family protein, which yields MEWTLEVIVVPVSDVERAKTFYADECGFTIDHDTHISDGVRILQLTPPGSTCSIVIGEGMPPAPGQKAMPPGVIQGLQLCVPDIESAHDELLARGVEVSAVQHVAPSGWAPGKGEPWNSFMFFRDPDGNGWIVQEAPAPLSKRRTV from the coding sequence ATGGAATGGACCCTGGAAGTGATCGTCGTACCCGTCTCCGACGTGGAGCGGGCGAAGACCTTCTACGCCGACGAGTGCGGTTTCACCATCGACCACGACACGCACATCTCGGACGGCGTCCGCATCCTCCAGCTGACCCCGCCGGGCTCCACCTGCTCGATCGTCATCGGCGAGGGCATGCCGCCGGCACCGGGCCAGAAGGCGATGCCCCCCGGCGTGATCCAGGGCCTCCAACTCTGCGTCCCCGACATCGAGTCGGCCCACGACGAACTGCTCGCCCGCGGCGTCGAGGTCAGCGCGGTCCAGCACGTCGCCCCGTCGGGCTGGGCGCCGGGCAAGGGCGAACCCTGGAACTCCTTCATGTTCTTCCGGGACCCCGACGGCAACGGCTGGATCGTCCAGGAGGCCCCCGCTCCCCTGTCGAAGCGGCGCACGGTCTGA
- a CDS encoding VOC family protein encodes MEWTLEVVAIPVTDVDRAKDFYVDRCGFTADLDMSPFEGARLVQITPPGSRCSIVLESGMPESPGQPRMTPGSLQGLQICVTDIEAARKELVNRGVVVGPVRHVGPSGWADGKGEEPWNSFMFFQDPDGNGWIVQEAPAPLADR; translated from the coding sequence ATGGAATGGACCCTCGAAGTGGTCGCCATCCCGGTCACCGACGTCGACCGGGCCAAGGACTTCTACGTGGACCGGTGCGGGTTCACCGCCGATCTCGACATGTCGCCGTTCGAGGGCGCCCGGCTCGTCCAGATCACCCCGCCCGGTTCACGCTGCTCGATCGTCCTGGAGTCCGGGATGCCGGAGTCCCCGGGACAGCCCCGGATGACGCCGGGCTCACTGCAGGGCCTGCAGATCTGCGTCACCGACATCGAGGCGGCCCGGAAGGAGCTCGTGAACCGCGGTGTCGTGGTGGGCCCGGTGCGCCACGTGGGACCGTCGGGCTGGGCGGACGGCAAGGGCGAGGAGCCCTGGAACTCGTTCATGTTCTTCCAGGACCCGGACGGCAACGGCTGGATCGTCCAGGAGGCCCCGGCCCCGCTCGCGGACCGCTGA